A genomic segment from Brevundimonas mediterranea encodes:
- a CDS encoding putative quinol monooxygenase: MYGLITRLTAYPGRRDELALLLMDPAVRKHGCHSYIVAHDLVDADVLWVTEVWADQPTHLSWSEDLRQSGAWRPIYGLMAKMDDSIQTRPLGGIGL, from the coding sequence ATGTACGGATTGATCACGCGCCTGACCGCATACCCGGGTCGCCGCGACGAACTCGCTCTGCTCCTGATGGACCCCGCCGTCAGGAAGCACGGCTGTCATTCCTATATCGTCGCGCACGATCTGGTCGACGCCGACGTCCTCTGGGTCACGGAGGTCTGGGCCGATCAGCCGACCCATCTGTCCTGGAGCGAGGATCTGCGTCAAAGCGGCGCCTGGCGCCCCATCTACGGCCTGATGGCCAAGATGGACGACTCGATCCAGACGCGGCCTCTCGGCGGCATCGGGCTTTAG
- a CDS encoding acetyl/propionyl/methylcrotonyl-CoA carboxylase subunit alpha, translating to MFKSVLVANRGEIACRVFRTAKRMGLRTIAVYSEADAQALHVREADEAVRIGPAAARESYLDGAKVLAAAKATGAEAIHPGYGFLSENADFAEAVAAAGLIWIGPDPASIRAMGLKDAAKELMIQAGVPVTPGYQGADQSEATLTAEAARIGYPVLIKAVAGGGGKGMKRVDDPADFAAGLASAKREGAAAFGDDRVLIERYITRPRHIEVQVFGDRHGDVVHLFERDCSLQRRHQKVIEEAPAPGMSEAVRAAVTGAAIKAAKAVNYVGAGTIEFIADASDGLKADGIWFMEMNTRLQVEHPVTESVTGVDLVEWQFRVAAGEPLPLKQDQIKLNGWAMEARLYAEDPANGFLPSIGRLEHFVMPDGIRVDTGVEQGGEVSQFYDPMIAKLIVHEDTREAAAARLAEAAGEVEVWPVKTNAGFLKRCLDHPRFVTGDVDTGFIAAEEAALQPVETAEATLAALTLIAEAASDGEAAGSDRFSPWGGQPGLSYGVRLNAPAQTMVWAHVDGRGVSGAVTPVEAGWRGAEGRTAQIGFDQVQAGEALFGYQVIDDGFVLFVDGEARRVTPHRAAVGSGAGAVSDGALRAPMPGKIVAVPAKAGDVVAKGQPVVVLEAMKMEHALTAPFDGVVEHVAAVGDQVVEAAVLAVVKAAD from the coding sequence ATGTTCAAGTCCGTCCTGGTCGCCAATCGCGGCGAAATCGCCTGTCGTGTCTTCCGCACCGCCAAGCGGATGGGGTTACGCACCATCGCCGTCTATTCCGAGGCCGACGCCCAGGCCCTGCATGTGCGCGAGGCCGACGAGGCGGTGCGGATCGGGCCGGCGGCGGCGCGCGAGAGCTATCTGGACGGCGCCAAGGTGCTGGCGGCGGCCAAGGCGACGGGGGCGGAGGCGATCCATCCCGGTTACGGATTCCTGAGCGAAAACGCGGACTTTGCGGAAGCTGTTGCAGCGGCGGGTCTGATCTGGATCGGACCGGACCCGGCCTCGATCCGGGCCATGGGGCTGAAAGACGCGGCCAAGGAACTGATGATCCAGGCCGGGGTGCCGGTGACGCCGGGCTATCAGGGCGCGGACCAGTCGGAAGCGACCCTGACGGCCGAGGCGGCGCGGATCGGCTATCCGGTGCTGATCAAGGCGGTGGCGGGCGGCGGCGGCAAGGGGATGAAACGGGTCGATGATCCGGCCGATTTCGCCGCTGGTCTGGCCAGCGCCAAGCGCGAGGGGGCCGCGGCCTTCGGCGACGACCGGGTGCTGATCGAACGCTACATCACCCGCCCGCGCCATATCGAGGTGCAGGTGTTCGGGGATCGGCACGGGGATGTGGTTCATCTGTTCGAGCGGGACTGTTCGCTGCAACGCCGCCACCAGAAGGTGATCGAAGAGGCGCCGGCGCCGGGCATGAGCGAGGCCGTGCGGGCCGCCGTGACGGGCGCGGCGATCAAGGCGGCCAAGGCGGTCAACTATGTCGGGGCCGGGACCATCGAATTCATCGCCGACGCCTCGGACGGGCTGAAGGCGGACGGGATCTGGTTCATGGAGATGAACACCCGGCTGCAGGTCGAGCATCCGGTGACGGAAAGCGTGACCGGCGTCGATCTGGTCGAATGGCAGTTCCGCGTGGCGGCGGGCGAGCCCCTGCCGCTGAAGCAGGATCAGATCAAGCTGAACGGCTGGGCCATGGAGGCGCGCCTCTATGCCGAGGATCCGGCGAACGGTTTCCTGCCGTCGATCGGGCGGCTGGAGCATTTCGTCATGCCGGACGGAATTCGCGTCGATACCGGCGTGGAACAGGGCGGCGAGGTCAGCCAGTTCTACGATCCGATGATCGCCAAGCTGATCGTGCATGAGGACACGCGCGAGGCGGCGGCGGCGCGGCTGGCCGAGGCGGCGGGCGAGGTCGAGGTCTGGCCGGTCAAGACCAATGCGGGCTTCCTGAAACGCTGTTTGGACCATCCGCGCTTCGTGACGGGGGATGTGGATACGGGGTTCATCGCGGCGGAGGAGGCGGCGCTGCAGCCGGTCGAGACCGCCGAGGCGACGCTGGCGGCCCTGACCCTGATCGCGGAGGCGGCGAGCGATGGAGAGGCGGCCGGGTCTGACCGGTTCAGCCCCTGGGGCGGCCAGCCGGGCCTGTCGTATGGGGTTCGTCTGAACGCGCCCGCTCAGACGATGGTCTGGGCGCATGTGGACGGCCGGGGCGTGTCTGGGGCCGTGACCCCGGTCGAGGCGGGATGGCGCGGCGCCGAGGGAAGGACGGCCCAGATCGGATTCGACCAGGTGCAGGCCGGCGAGGCGCTGTTCGGCTATCAGGTGATCGATGACGGCTTCGTCCTGTTCGTGGACGGCGAGGCGCGCCGGGTGACTCCGCATCGCGCCGCCGTGGGCTCAGGCGCCGGAGCGGTCTCCGACGGCGCCCTTCGCGCCCCCATGCCCGGCAAGATCGTCGCCGTACCCGCGAAGGCGGGTGACGTCGTCGCCAAGGGCCAGCCCGTCGTGGTGCTGGAGGCGATGAAGATGGAGCATGCCCTGACGGCGCCCTTCGACGGGGTCGTCGAGCATGTGGCGGCTGTGGGCGATCAGGTGGTCGAGGCGGCGGTTCTGGCGGTGGTGAAGGCGGCGGACTAA
- a CDS encoding DUF1489 family protein translates to MPLHMIKLGVGVPDVDWLEARAAKGGPLVVHTRMTPKRAPEIEDGGSLYWVVKGVIVCRQRVLDIATLGEGKQSRCEITLEPKVVRTAPMARRPFQGWRYFEPKDAPVDLTDLDAGEAPEELVRQLRELGAW, encoded by the coding sequence ATGCCGCTTCACATGATCAAACTGGGCGTCGGGGTTCCCGACGTCGACTGGCTGGAGGCCCGTGCGGCCAAGGGCGGGCCGCTGGTGGTCCATACCCGGATGACGCCGAAACGCGCGCCCGAGATCGAGGACGGCGGGTCGCTGTACTGGGTGGTCAAGGGCGTGATCGTCTGCCGCCAGCGCGTGCTCGACATCGCCACCCTGGGCGAGGGCAAGCAGAGCCGGTGCGAGATCACGCTGGAGCCCAAGGTCGTTCGCACGGCGCCAATGGCGCGCCGGCCTTTCCAGGGCTGGCGCTATTTCGAGCCCAAGGACGCGCCGGTCGATCTGACCGACCTCGACGCGGGCGAGGCGCCGGAGGAACTGGTGCGCCAGCTTCGCGAACTGGGCGCCTGGTAG
- a CDS encoding TIGR02466 family protein, whose protein sequence is MSLRPLFVTQVYEASLAEGRGWAEFNEQLIDVVRMMAEEDAAGRRWCRDNAYRGYTSYASLNDLPQRFPEFAELKRHLDRHAVAYAKALNFDLARKPRLDNLWVNILKPGGGHTSHIHPHAFLSGTVYIDIPDGASSLKLEDPRLPFMMARPSVTEDATEAERPFVYLTPRPGTILMWESWLRHEVPTNQAKSDRISISFNYA, encoded by the coding sequence ATGTCCCTGCGCCCCCTCTTCGTCACCCAGGTCTATGAAGCCTCCCTCGCCGAGGGCCGAGGCTGGGCCGAGTTCAACGAGCAACTGATCGACGTCGTCCGCATGATGGCCGAGGAGGATGCGGCCGGCCGCCGCTGGTGCCGCGACAACGCCTATCGCGGCTACACCTCCTACGCCTCGCTGAACGACCTGCCCCAGCGCTTCCCCGAGTTCGCCGAGTTGAAACGGCACCTCGACCGGCACGCCGTCGCCTACGCCAAGGCCCTGAATTTCGACCTGGCCCGCAAGCCCCGGCTCGACAATCTCTGGGTCAACATCCTCAAGCCCGGCGGCGGCCACACCAGCCATATCCACCCTCACGCCTTCCTGTCGGGCACCGTCTATATCGACATCCCTGACGGCGCCTCGTCGCTGAAACTGGAAGACCCCCGCCTGCCCTTCATGATGGCCCGCCCCTCCGTCACCGAGGACGCGACCGAGGCCGAACGCCCCTTCGTCTATCTGACGCCCCGCCCCGGCACGATCCTGATGTGGGAAAGCTGGCTGCGCCACGAGGTCCCGACCAACCAGGCCAAGTCCGACCGCATCTCGATCAGCTTCAACTACGCCTGA